The DNA region TGTGACCGTCTCAAGCCGGTACTATATACAGAAGAAAGCTATATCGTTAGGGAGGGAGACCCAGTGGATGAGATGCTCTTTATCATGCGGGGCAGACTATTGACTATGACCACGAATGGTGGAAGAACCGGTTTCTTCAACTCTGAATATCTCAAGGCCGGTGACTTTTGCGGCGAAGAACTTTTGACATGGGCTCTTGATCCCCACACATCAGCTAATCTTCCCATCTCGACCAGAACTGTCCAAGCCCTCAGTGAAGTTGAAGCCTTTGCCTTAAAAGCGGATGACTTGAAGTTTGTAGCCTCTCAGTTCAGGCGACTCCACAGCAAGCAGCTCCGGCACACATTCAGGTTCTACTCACAGCAGTGGAGAACTTGGGCAGCTACTTTTATACAAGCAGCGTGGCGCCGTCATATGAAGAAGAAGCTAGAAGAGTCTCTGCAGGAAGAGGAGAATAGGCTGCAAGATGCACTGGCCAAGGCTGGGGTCAGCTCCCCAAGTCTAGGGGCCACCATTTATGCCTCACGTTTTGCTGCTAATATACTGCGTACTATACGGCGTAGTGGTACGCGGAAGGCGAGGGTGCCAGAGAGACTACCGGCCATGCTACTTCAGAAGCCGGCGGAGCCTGATTTTACTGCTGAAGAGCAATAATAGCTATATAGAGGTTTTGATTAAGTTATATGATTGGTCGTCTTCTTGTTGTAAAATGTAACGGAGAAACCGTTTTAACTgttaaaaaggaagaaaagtgtAACAGCGTAATGGTAGAGAGCCACATTTTGTTGAGTGTACCAACTTCTGTAAAATGTGTGTTGTATATGGCAATGTCCGACTCTTTTTTCTCATTTTACGGAATATGAGAGAAAGGAttgcatttttcttttgttttactgAAATTTTTTTACCTTTGGCCCATCGATATCGTACTTGCTTAGCATCTAGCAGCAATTGGATGACGCCACATCTGAGCCTCTCGATTTCGTTGTTCTCTAAATAAGAGCCTTCCCTTTCACCTTTTACATCCTTGTCTGAATTCTTAAGTCGCCTTCGTCCATCCACCCGCATATCCAGTCGCCTTCGATTATCGATTGGTAATCGAGGAGGGGTTGACAAAGAGCCATGAGGATAAGTCCTGGTCCACAGGAGCTCAATATTGAAGGTTCCTGCACTAATTACATTTCTTGACTTGCAAGGCCGGTGCAGTTGAAGTCTtcgtcttctctctctctctctctctctctctctctctctctctctctatggttTGAGCATTTTATCCAGTCTTCTTTCTCCCTGCAGATAACTACTAGATTAAGATTTCTGGTAATGGCGGTCAGATGAATTTAGTATAATTATTCTGTCGTTTGTCcgaaaaaaagctaaaaaagaTTAGTTCCATAATATAGCTAGAGTTTTGGGACATGGGTTTGAAGAGGATATTGATGGATTCTATTAAGAGAGTTGGGGACTCTAGTCATTGTTTTGCGGTTCTTCGTCGATTTGTTTTATATAATCCATATGGTTTTTCAATTCCGTGCTGCTATTGTGAGTCCTTCTTCTCAAGCTTCTGGAAGAGTTGGGTTGGTTAAAGAGATGCAGGCAACTGCATGGAGATATTTGTTCTTCTACTTCCCGGCAGACGTATTTATGATTCTTCCACTGCCACAGGTCAGGAATTTCATCTCCCTTCACCCTTAGTTATATTATATGACTGCATTTGTGGACTCATTAGCTTTGCATCAATGTGTTCAGGTCCTCTTTTTTGCTATTGTTCCAAAACTAAATGCTTCAAGGGTTTTGGGTGCAACAAAATCATTGAACTTCATAGTTGTCTTTCAATATGTGCTGAGGTTCCTTCGCATATGTTCCTTATTGAAAAAAGTTACAAGTAATTCGGGCATCCTCGCTGGAACTGCATGGGTTAATCTCTTTCTATACATGCTCGCTAGTCATGCAAGTCCCGTAACCATTTCCCATGTTTTCTTGCAGAATTGTTGCACCAATGTATAATTAGGAAATTTGTGCAGATTCTGACGATCCTTTGTTGGCGCTGTAGGTTGTCGGAGCCTTTTGGTATTTGTTTTCTATAGAAAGGAACGTAACTTGCTGGAGTGAAGCATGTAAAAATCATGCCGGTGTGATACGAAGCGATATGTTTGCATGGGTGCAATCCAAAGAGACCGATGGCAAGAAAACACAGGAGTAAGCATGGCGAATTTTTTTCTGAGTCTTCCCAGGGATCTCAGGAGTGATATGAAGCGATATATTTGCATGGGTGCAATCCTTAAAGTGAGTTCCTTTCAATTGTCCCAATATGATCAGTTTTCATTTAGAATTTCGTAACTTACATATCCGAACAAAACAAAGGGACGTGAGCATCATCGAGACTGAGTCTGTTTAGTGTAAGTGTCGGGAAGGAGATCCAGTGGAATCGTTGGTGTTGATAATGCGAGGTACGGTATTGAGTACGACCGTGAGTGATGGAAGGCACTCCAGTTCTGCAGATCTCAAGGTTGGTGACTTCTGTTGCGAAGAACTTCTCACATGGTTTGTTGATCCCAGCGCATCATTGTTTAATCTTCCCAACTCCACGAACTGCCCGTGCTTGTTGTGAAGTTGAAGCGTTTACTTTAAAAGCAGAGGACCTGAAGTTTGTAGCCAGCCAGTTCAGAAGGTCTGCTGGCAAGCGGGCACAGCACACATTTAGGTTTTAATCACGGCAGTGGAGAGCTTGGGGAGCATGTTATATACAAGAAGCTTGGCGGCGCTATTGCAAGAAAAAACTCGGAAAGTCTCTGCGGAAAGAGGAGAATAGGTTGCAAGATTCACTGGCCGAGGCCGGTGGTAGTTCCCCAGCTCTAGGTTCCGCCATAGATGCCTTGCGTTCTGCGGCTAATGCACTTAATCATGTACGGAATAGTGATCGTCGTAGGCCCATGCTAGTTGAGAAGCCAGCTGATTCAAATGATTCCGAGTAAAAACAGCTAATAAACTAGTTATGTGTGGAACAAATGAATCAACGACAGCCTCCGGCATTAGCATGGAGATATTGTTGAACCACTTACAAACATGGTACGGAAAATGTGTTAAGAGTAGCACTTTTGCATTTTGTTTGAGTGCACCAACTTCTGTGAAGTGTTTTGTATAAGGCAATGTCTGAATGTTAGTCAATCTCCTTGGCCGGCCAAACTCAACAGTCGTTTGTCTAATTGCGTTCTTTGCGAAACCAGAAAAGTACATGACTTGTTTAAGTCTCTCGATCGGTTATGAATTTTGAACGTTCGTCGTGGATTCGTAAGTTTCTTCGCTGAAACGTTGTTCGGTTTCAAGCTCGATCATCATAGACTTTGCTTAAATTTGCTTGCATGGTTTTATAATTCATTTGGTATACTGTTGGTAACTGGATGGTACCTTCCTGGCGTTAGCTAGCAAGGAAATCAGAAGACCATTTTAAGAGGTAATACTTGCAATTGCATTTGGagctttagcaaccaaattGTCTTACCGATATTGTCTCCCAACTTGGATATTACATCTCTCAATCGGCAGATGTGGGGGTTTTAAACAAAAGGCTTGGACATTATTAAAAGTGAAACCGTACACTTACACCTGTTAAATCTACGTCAATGTCGTAGTGTGTCCtgtaaatgaaaaattaaaagtaaaaaaccTCCAATAAAGTGGGGTTTGAGGACGTCTCCTATGTGGCACAGCTTCCCTCTTAATTCACAAACTCccgtaattaattaattaattcacaGCTTACCATAGAATCGTAGTAAGCAAATTTTAATGTGAATTAATGTCCACTACATCGTTAATCGTTCAGTAACCTCCCATACTATCCTCTCGTCAAAATTTCTGGTTCTTTGGGCCATGTATGTTCATACATTTATTTAGAGAATATTTTTGCTTACCACACTGAAGTGATGGTGATGTTCACcactttatttattattattagataaatataaattttgagatttgtataTTAATAGACAcagatctcaaaatttaaactaattCATCGGTGATAAATAGAGTGGTGAGCATTACCACCACTTGAGACACTTAAGTGTTGTGAGCCAAAACGCACCCCATTTGTTTATGCATGCATTGTAAAATTGCTACCCTTCATGCCTCCACATGCATACACGGACCATCACCTCTGCGATAGGTATCCAAACGTATATATCCACATTATCTACACATTCGATATCAAACTCATCCACATTACCTacaaatttgatatcaaatcatTCACGTTACGTACACATTCGGTATCAAAATCATTCCCATTACTAATATACAACACTCAAATTCATAATCAAGCCATAAGCAAGTCAATTATTCTTAAACATTAAATTCATAATTAGGCACGGTGCGGCTCCCTTTTGTGATTGGTAATTGTtcacaaattaaatttttccCATTTCATAAGTACCCCTTTTGAGAGCGTCTGCACGAACTTCAATTCTCATCCCATCTCTCCTTCCCGATTTAATCAAATTTATGCTCTCGTCTTTTCTGGTTAGTTCTCTTTCTGATATTCTATAAGCTTTCCAAAACACTCTCCAATGGCGGATTCCATTTTCTCCCAACTTCTGGTTCCAAAAATTGAGACCGACCCACATGATGAGTTTAACTCCTCCATACAGTACTACCAAGACCCATGTCAGGATCAAAAGTAAGATGATCAAAACATATATACTTTTTAATTTTGCCTTTTGATCTTCCATTCATTTGAACAGTgccatatatatgtgtgtgtttgtgtgtatgtatatgtttTATGGTTATTACATGAATTTTAGAACATGGGTTTTTTACTTTTGCAGTGCTGCGTTAGAAAGTCTACGGCTTGAAAATTTCAATCGGTGTAATTCACCCCCATTGCCGTTGCAATACAATTCCAACCAACTTCCACTAATGGGTTCTCAAGATTTTGAGGATTTAGGCATCTGGGACTATATTTTGGACGATGCTGCTGTTCCATCACCTTTTGATTACGAGGTGGTTGATGAAAATCCCCTGACAACAATGGCGGAATCCATCGTCTGTTCGAACAGTGTTTCGGGTGATGTTTTCAGGATGCTTGATTGGGGGATGGAAGGTTGGGGGAAACACGATGGGGAAGGCATGACAAAAAATGGGAGTTGCTCTAAGAGAATGTCTGCTGCTCCATTGGAATTGGACGAGATTCAGAAGTATTTCGACGTGCCGATAACTCAGGCGGCCAAGGAATTGAAGGTGGGATTAACGGTTTTGAAGAGGAGGTGCAGGGAACTGAATATCATGAGGTGGCCGCACAGAAAGCTCAGGAGCTTGAATGCTCTCATTGAAAATGTTAAGGTACGTTTGCATGTTCATGTTGTCAACTTGTCATATGATATTTAGTGCCTTTTCCTCCTAATTTATTGGAATTTTGTATTATATATGTCAAATATTCTATGCTAATGATTGAAACTAAAGCCTAGTTGTAGTTCCTTTTTTGTCCAATGCTACCAATTTCCCCTCGAAACGGGAAAGATTTCGGTGTCATGGTAGTATAGTTTCATGTTAGTATATTTTACTTGTCATGTGACGAGAGATATATTGTAAAGGGTTTTCCTCAATATATTTCTTTAAACGGTGACTAGGTTTCCTTTGTTTCAATGATGCAATTGCGAGATTACTTAGTTTATGGACCAAATGTTAAAAGGGGGTTTGAAATTGCTTTTTAGGACTTAAAAAATCTCCGATATATCCTACATATTAAGAAACATGTGATGCGATAAGAATGACTCGAAAATAGATCGATGATGCTTGACTCGTATGACTGTGATGATAAGTTTTGTTTTGGGAAGTTATAATAGTGTAGGGATTGACTGTTGAAATGCATGATGCAGGGGATGGGATTGACGGATGAGCTGAGGATGCTGGAGGAGCACAAGAGGATTCTAGAGCAGCTGCCGGACATGGAGTTGCCGGAGAGAGCCAAGAGGCTGAGGCAAGCTTGCTTCAAAGCCAACTACAAGAAGAAGAGGACTTGGTGTTTGACTGCGGGTCCATGATTTAGTCTGGCTTTAGCTTATATGCACAAAATTATAGAATAGATGAGAAAATCAGGACATGTTATATGGGTACAACATGTTATGAGAGTGAATCCCACATCTTCGGGACAATTGACGAGATTGGCATCTTTTCGATTCAAAAGCGTCAAAAGcttaatttgtgttgatgtgATCTTGAACTATGTGCCTAGGTATTGTTTTTTtgttcgcccatgagcggtaggtctcggattcgagacttgggagcagcctctccataaatgggggtaaggctagccgacattcacctctcccagaccctgcgtaaagcgggagccttgtgcactgggtacgacccgTTTCCTTGCTTGATGTTAGGGACCTAGAATTTGCGTTTCATTCTTTTGCTAATTTGATGTTGTGGTCAATGTAGCTCAGTTGGATGAGAGCATTTGCCCATGTACTTGAGGTCATATATACAAATTCCCTTCATGTAGTTTAGATGAATTTAGTGCAGATTATCCTattgtttataaaaataaaaataaatatcaatGCCACCTGCTAAACCAAAAAATTATACCATACATCACTGTAGTTTCTGACTGCTTTTGTGCTGGTAGATGCGATGGATTTACCATTTCCTTTTAGGTGTAGAATGATAATTTCCGTTAGATGTAAAAACGCTTGACATACACGCTAATCTCCTGCTTTTGTTTGACCATATGTCGTTCATTCCTAAGTTTGAACTGAATTTCTCACCTAAAATATATCTGTCTTTAATTACTTATCTCTTGTTGCTTTataccctttctctctcttattacATGATTAGTCAAGCATAAGCGTTAGAGAAGTTTAACTCCTAAATAAGAAAATTTATGACGAGAAAAAGTTAAgtaattaatttaacaaaaaaaaaattagagtagATGCTCAGAAGTTTTGATAAGGTTAGCAAATTGTTGGTACACTGACAATTATAGAGGGTTATAGAAGACTAATGAAGCTTATGAATTTTAGACTAATTTCactattttcaattttctgataTATTTACACAAATTTTTCAACAGGTAGGAAATGGATCGTCGGATCgggttgatccaacggttgcGAAGGGCTTTCTTTAGGAGGccatttttctcattttttcttGCCTGCGTCTCCATGGGACCACCTGCTTAAAGCTTTCGCAAATGCTTGCCtgcaattataaataaaaaataaaaaataagtaatactaattattatttttaggcaaaaatactaattaaatattgtgtgacacaccctaacccgaagactaggacgtgctggccgtcacgtgagtgtgacgtaaccataacgcaagcggaaacgatttaataataaaatacgagtcaacgaaaaccactaattgcagttatttacaaccgagcattctatgtgcataagagtgtactaaacacacataaacagagcataagcatctaggtgcagtcaagtaggaacataactaatttacaacaccctcgggtgaatcctacatttatttagtctgtcagaacgccgaagcagtctcgtaggccaccaacgcctcaactatcaactagaacctggaggggcgaaaaacagaaaacgtgagtgggcgaaaataaagcttttccaaaacatttcataaatccacatttataacccctttttggaaaacctgtatactttcccagaaaaatagtatatagcatatatatctcaactgtCTCAATCATCAAACTTATAACAGATTCAATAAAGAATgtaccatgccaatttcaacagtgtagtatgaatgcattaacataatataatcaggtaaaagaaataatcaatcggaggccctctaatagccctgaacgattgaacctagagctcaacatctatcaatctcactctctgccggagtcactccgcgtgacctgtccggccttctgcacataagtcggaaccacctaatgtagtctgaacgactcatggtaatattcgctctagtgcttctctcatcaatcatctgtatacaataacctaaggtcacccaccagtcataatctcactaacactctacgactggcccgtcgtacccactccgcgtggactgtacgaccagcatctacttggatccaaggcgagcgtgcgatgcggtgaatactataagcactaaaccatggtgcaggatatgagctcaatatatcatcatcctcaacataacagtaattaaatacttacctgtgcgtccacagcaccatcatacatatatgcatcatacgacagttcataatatccataacattctatgcatggcaatcacatcatatttcatttcaatatacttttcatttaaatttgatttctggggaaatcgagtatataggtatatatatagaaagcaatgcccactcactggtatgtcgccgggtcgtaacccccttgacgcc from Malus domestica chromosome 01, GDT2T_hap1 includes:
- the LOC114826660 gene encoding uncharacterized protein: MADSIFSQLLVPKIETDPHDEFNSSIQYYQDPCQDQNAALESLRLENFNRCNSPPLPLQYNSNQLPLMGSQDFEDLGIWDYILDDAAVPSPFDYEVVDENPLTTMAESIVCSNSVSGDVFRMLDWGMEGWGKHDGEGMTKNGSCSKRMSAAPLELDEIQKYFDVPITQAAKELKVGLTVLKRRCRELNIMRWPHRKLRSLNALIENVKGMGLTDELRMLEEHKRILEQLPDMELPERAKRLRQACFKANYKKKRTWCLTAGP